The following are encoded together in the Pectobacterium wasabiae CFBP 3304 genome:
- the glpD gene encoding glycerol-3-phosphate dehydrogenase → METKDLIVIGGGINGAGIAADAAGRGLSVLLLEAQDLACATSSASSKLIHGGLRYLEHYEFRLVSEALSERETLLKMAPHIIFPMRFRLPHQPHLRPAWMIRIGLFMYDNIGKRVSLPASKGLKFGADSVLKPELKQGFEYSDCWVDDARLVVLNAQEVTKRGGEVRTRTKVTRARREQGVWIVDAVDSLTGETFTWRAKGLVNATGPWVKEFFDDGLKLKSPYGIRLIKGSHIVVPKVHNQPQAYILQNKDHRIVFVIPWQDDYSIIGTTDVEYKGNPHDVKIDDNEVGYLLDVYNDHFKQQLTRDDIVWTYSGVRPLCDDESDSPQAITRDYTLSVDDDNGQAPLLSVFGGKLTTYRKLAEHALDKLHKYYPQAGKAWTKGAVLPGGDIAGTRDDYAAALRRRFNLPESLTRRYSRTYGSNSELILANVKNLSDLGEDFGHDLYEVELRYLVEKEWAVTLDDVIWRRTKLGMRFDDAQKQRISDWLASHHEQQMAKAG, encoded by the coding sequence GTGGAAACCAAAGATCTCATCGTTATCGGCGGCGGAATTAACGGTGCAGGCATCGCCGCAGATGCGGCTGGGCGGGGTTTATCAGTCCTGTTGTTGGAAGCACAGGATCTTGCCTGTGCCACGTCCTCCGCCAGCTCCAAGCTGATTCACGGTGGCCTGCGTTACCTTGAGCACTATGAGTTTCGTTTGGTCAGCGAAGCGCTGTCTGAGCGTGAAACGCTGCTGAAAATGGCCCCGCACATTATTTTCCCGATGCGCTTTCGTTTGCCCCATCAGCCGCACCTGCGTCCAGCCTGGATGATTCGCATCGGCCTGTTCATGTATGACAACATTGGCAAACGCGTCAGCCTGCCTGCCAGTAAGGGACTGAAATTCGGTGCAGATTCCGTTCTTAAACCTGAACTGAAGCAAGGCTTTGAATATTCGGACTGCTGGGTGGACGATGCACGTCTGGTGGTGTTAAACGCGCAAGAAGTGACAAAACGCGGCGGAGAAGTCCGTACTCGTACCAAAGTGACCCGCGCTCGCCGTGAGCAAGGCGTGTGGATTGTCGATGCGGTTGATTCACTGACCGGCGAAACCTTCACCTGGCGCGCCAAAGGCCTAGTGAACGCGACCGGCCCGTGGGTGAAAGAGTTCTTTGATGACGGCCTAAAACTGAAATCGCCTTACGGCATCCGTTTGATCAAAGGCAGCCACATCGTGGTGCCAAAAGTCCACAACCAGCCGCAGGCGTATATTCTGCAAAACAAAGATCACCGTATTGTGTTCGTGATCCCGTGGCAGGATGACTACTCGATCATCGGCACCACCGACGTGGAATACAAAGGCAATCCACACGATGTGAAGATCGATGACAACGAAGTCGGTTACCTGCTGGATGTGTATAACGATCATTTCAAACAGCAGCTCACGCGTGACGATATCGTCTGGACGTATTCCGGCGTGCGTCCGCTGTGTGATGACGAATCCGATTCTCCACAGGCGATTACGCGTGATTACACCCTGTCAGTGGATGATGATAACGGTCAGGCTCCACTGCTTTCCGTGTTTGGCGGCAAGCTGACGACGTACCGTAAGCTGGCAGAACACGCGCTGGACAAGTTACACAAGTATTATCCGCAGGCAGGAAAGGCCTGGACGAAAGGTGCGGTACTGCCGGGTGGTGATATTGCTGGTACGCGTGATGACTACGCCGCCGCACTGCGTCGTCGCTTCAATCTGCCTGAATCACTGACGCGCCGTTACAGCCGTACCTACGGTTCAAACAGTGAACTGATCCTGGCAAACGTGAAAAACCTCAGCGATCTGGGTGAAGATTTCGGTCATGACCTGTATGAGGTAGAACTGCGCTATCTGGTTGAGAAAGAGTGGGCTGTCACGCTGGACGACGTCATCTGGCGTCGTACCAAACTGGGCATGCGCTTTGATGACGCGCAGAAACAGCGCATCAGCGACTGGTTAGCCAGCCACCACGAACAGCAGATGGCAAAAGCGGGTTAA